The Colletes latitarsis isolate SP2378_abdomen chromosome 14, iyColLati1, whole genome shotgun sequence genome has a segment encoding these proteins:
- the LOC143350030 gene encoding omega-conotoxin-like protein 1, whose translation MAKLMLYVFIALLATTLVVSAPESCGRHGDPCVSDRECCNNIKCHRYANRCQVQITEEELMAQRAMILGKKGKSY comes from the exons ATGGCCAAGCTCATGCTGTACGTTTTCATCGCCTTGTTGGCTACGACTTTAGTCGTGTCAGCTCCTGAATCCTGCGGAAGACACGGCGACCCG TGCGTCAGCGACAGAGAATGCTGCAATAACATAAAGTGTCACAGGTACGCGAACAGGTGTCAAGTACAAATCACGGAAGAGGAGTTGATGGCTCAACGCGCGATGATCTTAGgcaaaaagggcaaaagctattAA